In one window of Branchiostoma lanceolatum isolate klBraLanc5 chromosome 15, klBraLanc5.hap2, whole genome shotgun sequence DNA:
- the LOC136420718 gene encoding obscurin-like, whose protein sequence is MAAAPGPKITETVDGPTAAPSFTQTLQGQTAVLGERAKFEAFVNVSPDTKVIWLHNGVQIKADNRHLIQLDRKTGRCVLIITKLEISDSGDYALQVLNALGEAACTAQLLFQEKQIKRQTVEGDGPNFTKMLSGQVVEEGSTARMEVGVGGFPEPTVTWLFNGVEIKADQRRKIIADAKQHIYALILEKVQPSDQGNYTCKAMNKFGEGGCTGQLFVQPPGQKVKLVQGEAPNFLKMLESKAAEEGSAARLEIVVSGNPEPKVFWYHNGKEIRPDQKRQLQYDQARHLHALVIPKVQSEDDGEYTVKVRNDFGEAACTSSLHVYAPGQQVQLVHGESPNFAQMLESQAVEEGEVAKLEIVTSGSPEPSVTWLFGGVELQGDARRQITMDSRSHLLVIQNVQESDSGEYTARVQNDFGIAACTAQILVYPRGQKVTIVQEGVQNVTGAGQTVQVAQGSAGQAVQVVQGKAGMEGLSQSIISAGQRVQAAAGGDQTVQVIRGQTVHSGQGSMLDGGQVTMVQGGQVTMVQGGQGAMVEGDAANFAQMLESQAVEEGEVAKLQIVTSGTPEPTVTWLFGGVELQGDTRRQISADSATRSHLLVIQNVQESDSGEYTARVENDFGIAECTAQILVYPRGQKVTIVQEGVQNVTGSGQTVQVAQGKPGMEGLSQSIISAGQRVQAARGMQQNTGQGMVVQGGGQGTMLIQGGGQGTTVQGGQVTMVQGGQEMMVQGDQGMTVIQGTSQQIVETGTMKGEPPNFGKMPDSQAIEEGGTAKFETIVTGSPEPVVAWLHNGQELKPDGRRQISVDSANHHHVLVIQNLTKADAGKYTARVGNQFGEAACTAELHVVAPGQKVKMVKGESPNFASMLESQAVEDGSTARFEVVVSGNPEPTVIWQYNGQELEQDQRREVICNKAKGQHVLLIESVQQSDSGDYTARVRNDFGEAACTAQLLVYPPGQKVKLVTGESPNFAKFPSSAAVAEGDPARFDAVVTGSPPPNVTWLHMGTEIKSDQRRKVVFDQSKNTASIVITQVQPSDGGDYTCQLNNDYGQAACTAQLLVKASHITEKEDNGAAPEILRPCRNILTMEGHTVYFQCKVAGIPLPKVTWYKDDVEVKECGNVTFEESCVDDRTVLVTMVIMNVRLGDHGCYTCHAVNASGETVCQAYLDVQGAKR, encoded by the exons ATGGCTGCCGCACCGGGCCCAAAGATCACTGAAACTGTGGACGGTCCAACGGCGGCACCAAGCTTCACACAAACACTACAAGGCCAGACGGCTGTGCTCGGGGAGCGGGCGAAGTTTGAAGCGTTCGTTAACGTTTCTCCTGACACGAAAGTGAtctggctgcacaacggtgtaCAGATCAAGGCAGACAATCGCCACCTGATTCAGCTCGACAGGAAGACAGGCCGCTGTGTATTAATCATCACCAAGCTGGAGATTTCTGATTCCGGCGATTACGCCCTTCAAGTCTTAAACGCGTTAGGAGAAGCAGCGTGCACGGCTCAACTTCTCTTCCAAGAGAAGCAGATAAAGCGGCAGACAGTAGAAGGAGACGGTCCTAACTTTACGAAGATGTTGAGCGGGCAGGTTGTTGAAGAAGGCAGCACGGCTAGGATGGAGGTGGGGGTGGGTGGCTTTCCGGAACCCACTGTAACATGGCTCTTCAACGGGGTAGAAATCAAAGCTGACCAGAGAAGGAAAATCATCGCAGACGCCAAACAGCACATTTACGCGCTGATACTTGAGAAGGTCCAGCCGTCTGATCAAGGCAACTATACGTGCAAAGCCATGAATAAGTTCGGCGAGGGCGGCTGTACTGGTCAGCTGTTCGTACAGCCTCCTGGGCAGAAGGTGAAGCTGGTCCAAGGAGAGGCACCGAATTTCTTGAAGATGTTGGAAAGCAAGGCTGCTGAGGAGGGCAGCGCGGCACGGCTAGAGATCGTTGTAAGCGGAAATCCTGAGCCGAAAGTCTTCTGGTATCACAACGGGAAAGAGATCAGGCCAGATCAGAAGAGGCAGCTGCAATACGACCAGGCGAGGCATCTACACGCTTTGGTCATACCAAAGGTACAAAGCGAAGATGACGGGGAGTACACTGTTAAAGTGAGGAACGACTTTGGAGAAGCCGCCTGCACGTCTAGCCTTCACGTTTACGCACCTGGCCAGCAGGTACAACTGGTTCACGGAGAATCTCCGAACTTTGCACAGATGTTGGAAAGCCAGGCGGTGGAGGAAGGCGAAGTTGCAAAACTCGAAATCGTCACCAGCGGATCCCCTGAGCCATCTGTAACGTGGCTGTTTGGAGGGGTTGAGCTGCAAGGAGATGCTAGAAGACAGATCACTATGGACAGCAGGTCTCACCTCCTGGTgatacagaacgtacaggaatcAGATTCAGGCGAGTACACAGCTAGAGTTCAGAACGACTTCGGCATCGCCGCGTGTACAGCTCAGATTCTGGTCTACCCACGTGGTCAGAAGGTTACTATAGTGCAGGAAGGAGTGCAGAATGTGACGGGAGCCGGTCAAACTGTCCAAGTTGCACAGGGTTCAGCCGGTCAAGCTGTACAAGTTGTGCAAGGTAAAGCTGGTATGGAGGGTCTCTCGCAGAGTATCATATCCGCTGGTCAAAGGGTGCAGGCCGCAGCAGGAGGAGACCAAACAGTACAGGTCATCCGGGGCCAGACAGTTCACAGTGGCCAGGGCAGCATGTTAGATGGTGGTCAAGTTACGATGGTACAAGGTGGCCAGGTAACGATGGTACAAGGAGGCCAGGGCGCTATGGTAGAGGGTGATGCTGCTAACTTTGCGCAGATGTTAGAAAGCCAGGCTGTGGAGGAAGGCGAAGTTGCAAAGCTCCAAATCGTCACCAGTGGAACTCCTGAGCCGACAGTAACATGGCTGTTTGGAGGGGTTGAGCTACAGGGAGATACTAGAAGGCAGATTTCTGCTGACAGTGCGACGCGATCTCACCTCCTGGTgatacagaacgtacaggaatcAGACTCGGGCGAGTACACAGCTAGAGTCGAGAACGACTTCGGCATCGCCGAGTGTACAGCTCAGATCCTGGTGTACCCACGTGGCCAGAAAGTCACAATAGTGCAAGAAGGAGTGCAGAATGTAACGGGATCCGGTCAAACTGTACAAGTTGCACAGGGTAAACCCGGTATGGAAGGTCTCTCGCAGAGCATCATATCGGCTGGCCAAAGGGTTCAGGCTGCACGAGGGATGCAACAGAACACTGGCCAAGGAATGGTGGTCCAAGGTGGTGGCCAGGGCACAATGTTGATACAAGGTGGTGGCCAAGGTACCACGGTTCAAGGTGGCCAAGTCACTATGGTACAAGGTGGCCAGGAAATGATGGTACAAGGTGACCAGGGCATGACTGTGATTCAAGGTACATCCCAGCAAATTGTTGAAACTGGCACAATGAAAGGTGAACCGCCCAACTTTGGGAAGATGCCTGACTCCCAGGCCATTGAAGAAGGCGGTACGGCTAAGTTTGAGACCATCGTCACGGGAAGCCCAGAACCTGTGGTTGCCTGGCTGCATAACGGACAAGAGTTGAAACCAGACGGCCGTCGGCAGATCAGCGTAGACTCAGCTAACCACCACCATGTTTTGGTCATTCAGAACTTGACGAAGGCTGACGCAGGGAAGTACACAGCCAGGGTAGGCAACCAGTTCGGCGAAGCTGCCTGCACCGCAGAGCTACACGTAGTTGCACCAGGCCAGAAAGTCAAGATGGTGAAGGGAGAGTCCCCGAACTTTGCAAGCATGCTGGAGAGCCAAGCTGTGGAGGACGGCAGCACCGCAAGGTTCGAGGTTGTCGTCTCCGGCAACCCCGAGCCGACTGTCATATGGCAGTACAACGGTCAGGAGCTCGAGCAGGACCAGCGCAGAGAAGTCATCTGTAACAAGGCTAAAGGGCAGCACGTTTTGCTCATCGAAAGCGTGCAGCAGTCTGATTCCGGCGACTACACAGCCAGGGTCAGGAACGACTTCGGGGAGGCGGCTTGTACGGCGCAGCTCCTAGTCTACCCACCCGGGCAGAAAGTCAAGCTTGTCACCGGCGAGTCGCCGAACTTCGCCAAGTTTCCGAGCAGCGCGGCAGTGGCTGAGGGAGACCCGGCGCGGTTTGACGCGGTCGTGACCGGATCGCCTCCACCAAACGTCACCTGGCTTCACATGGGGACGGAGATCAAGTCAGATCAGCGGAGGAAAGTCGTCTTCGACCAATCAAAGAACACGGCAAGCATCGTCATCACGCAGGTCCAACCCTCGGACGGAGGGGACTACACGTGCCAGCTGAACAACGACTACGGACAAGCTGCCTGCACTGCCCAACTTCTCGTCAAAG CATCCCATATAACGGAGAAAGAAGACAATGGAGCTGCGCCCGAAATTCTTCGTCCTTGTCGGAACATTCTCACCATGGAAGGGCACACGGTGTACTTCCAATGTAAAGTCGCAGGCATACCCTTACCCAAAGTCACGTGGTACAAGGATGACGTAGAGGTCAAGGAGTGCGGGAATGTGACCTTCGAGGAAAGTTGTGTGGACGACAGGACGGttctggttaccatggtgataaTGAACGTGCGGCTGGGGGACCACGGGTGTTACACGTGTCACGCTGTGAACGCTTCTGGGGAGACTGTCTGTCAGGCTTACTTGGATGTACAGGGCGCTAAGAGGTGA
- the LOC136420724 gene encoding telokin-like, translated as MEEEVRPPHIVEPIQGTETREGEGAGFTCRIEGTEVDVTWYRNDSPIKPSKYFQLMSEGEYHVLNISEAFPEDAGTYKVVAVNPAGEDQCAADLQVESKSHSPVNT; from the exons ATGGAGGAGGAGGTGCGACCGCCCCACATCGTGGAGCCCATCCAGGGAACCGAGACCCGCGAGGGCGAGGGCGCAGGGTTCACCTGCAGGATCGAGGGCACAG AGGTTGACGTTACGTGGTACCGTAACGACTCTCCCATCAAGCCGTCCAAGTACTTCCAACTGATGTCGGAAGGCGAGTACCACGTCTTGAACATCAGCGAAGCCTTCCCTGAAGACGCCGGGACCTACAAGGTCGTCGCCGTCAACCCGGCTGGAGAGGACCAGTGCGCCGCCGACCTGCAAGTTGAGAGTAAGTCGCACTCACCTGTGAACACCTGA